A genomic segment from uncultured Marinifilum sp. encodes:
- a CDS encoding U32 family peptidase, which yields MKKIELLAPAKNLETGIAAINYGADAVYIGAPKFGARSAAGNTLDDIKELIDYAHQYWAKVFITMNTILYDNELKEAEQLIHKLYEIGADALIVQDMGILEMDLPPIELHASTQTHNYDLERIQFLEKVGFKRIILARELSLEQIKNIKKYTNVELEYFIHGALCVSLSGQCYFSQAINGRSANRGECSQACRMKYDLVDEKGTVIAKDKYLLSLKDLNLSDHLEEVIESGICSLKIEGRLKDSSYLKNVTSYYRQKLDSIFDKKREFQASSSGQININFTPDLNKTFNRGYTNYFFSGRVPEIANFYTPKSLGKEIGKIVDVKKDHFIVDSKFTLNNGDGLCFFNKNKLLKGILVNGVKGNKVFPNDMSMIQNGVILYRNNDHEFSKILKRDNSIRKISVEFFLNIFENTLNLTAIDEDEISANIELKGEFEIARNEEMAIANIKKQLQKTGDSIFTLNNIETEYDKVPFIQAKLLNELRRDCLKQLNENRLAAAKTEQSRPLISHPQYPTKELTYMGNVVNCNAKEFYNKCGVEKIEDGFELQQNNSGKTIMTTKHCLRHEFGLCNKEVKTGIKKNSPLYLVDNKNRYRLEFNCQRCEMKIIFE from the coding sequence ATGAAAAAAATTGAACTATTAGCTCCAGCTAAAAATCTGGAAACAGGTATTGCAGCCATAAATTATGGAGCTGATGCCGTATATATTGGAGCCCCAAAATTCGGAGCTCGCTCAGCCGCAGGTAATACACTGGATGATATCAAAGAATTAATCGATTACGCTCACCAATATTGGGCTAAGGTGTTTATTACCATGAATACCATACTGTATGACAATGAGTTAAAAGAAGCAGAACAATTAATTCACAAATTATACGAAATAGGTGCCGATGCATTAATCGTTCAGGATATGGGAATTCTTGAAATGGACCTTCCCCCTATTGAATTACACGCAAGCACGCAAACTCACAATTATGATTTAGAGAGAATTCAATTTTTAGAAAAAGTTGGTTTCAAAAGAATCATTCTTGCTCGAGAACTATCTCTCGAACAAATTAAAAACATTAAAAAATATACAAATGTAGAACTTGAATACTTTATTCATGGTGCACTTTGTGTTTCGCTAAGCGGACAATGTTACTTTTCTCAGGCCATTAATGGAAGATCGGCAAATCGCGGAGAATGCAGTCAGGCCTGCAGAATGAAATATGATCTTGTAGATGAAAAAGGTACAGTTATCGCAAAAGATAAATACCTTCTTTCTCTTAAAGATTTAAATTTATCTGATCACTTAGAAGAAGTAATTGAAAGTGGAATATGCTCATTAAAAATTGAAGGCAGGCTAAAAGATAGCTCCTACCTAAAAAATGTGACTAGTTATTACCGCCAGAAATTAGATTCTATTTTTGATAAAAAACGAGAATTCCAAGCCAGCTCATCGGGCCAAATTAATATTAATTTCACTCCCGATTTAAATAAAACTTTTAACCGAGGATACACCAATTATTTCTTCTCAGGAAGAGTTCCCGAAATTGCCAATTTCTACACACCAAAATCGCTGGGAAAAGAAATTGGAAAGATTGTTGATGTAAAAAAAGACCACTTTATAGTTGATAGCAAGTTTACATTAAACAATGGCGATGGTTTGTGTTTTTTCAATAAAAATAAACTGTTAAAGGGAATTTTGGTGAACGGAGTTAAGGGAAATAAGGTTTTTCCGAACGACATGAGTATGATTCAAAACGGGGTTATTTTATATCGAAATAACGATCATGAATTTTCAAAAATATTAAAACGCGATAATTCCATAAGAAAAATATCGGTAGAATTTTTTCTAAATATATTTGAAAACACCCTGAATCTTACCGCTATTGATGAAGACGAAATTTCGGCGAATATAGAATTAAAAGGAGAATTTGAGATTGCCCGAAACGAAGAAATGGCCATAGCCAACATTAAAAAACAATTGCAAAAAACAGGTGATTCAATTTTTACACTTAACAATATAGAAACCGAATACGATAAAGTACCATTTATACAGGCAAAACTACTAAACGAACTTCGTCGCGATTGTTTAAAGCAATTAAACGAAAACAGATTAGCTGCCGCAAAAACAGAACAGTCGAGGCCATTAATTTCACATCCCCAATATCCCACTAAGGAACTAACTTATATGGGAAATGTGGTAAATTGCAATGCCAAAGAATTTTATAATAAATGTGGCGTAGAAAAAATTGAAGATGGATTTGAACTACAGCAAAATAATTCGGGCAAAACAATAATGACTACCAAACATTGCTTAAGACATGAATTTGGCTTGTGCAATAAAGAGGTTAAAACGGGAATAAAAAAGAATTCTCCACTGTATTTAGTTGATAATAAAAACAGATACAGATTAGAATTTAATTGCCAGAGGTGCGAAATGAAAATTATTTTCGAATAA
- a CDS encoding alkene reductase: MKNNRLLSTFSIGDLDLKNRMVMAPMTRNRAGEGDVPTDLMVKYYEQRSGAGIIITEASQISPQAKGYPATPGIYSKDQIDAWKKITKAVHRKSGKIFIQLWHVGRISHPDFHDGDLPVAPSAIKPAGQAFTYEGLKDFVKPRTLEISEIKNIVEDYRIAAKNAKESGFDGVEIHAANGYLIDQFLVDKTNKRTDEYGGSIENRSRFLFEILDAVTEILPSKKVGIRLSPSGLFNDMGDSNPVELFSFVIKKLDQYNLAYLHLIEPLMPIDEYPQLIKNVLNYYGKLYKGIRMINGGYTKESGNKAIQDGLVELVSFGVPYLANPDLEKRFELDADLNEANQDTFYGGNEVGYTDYPSLK; the protein is encoded by the coding sequence ATGAAAAATAACAGACTATTAAGTACTTTCTCGATTGGAGATTTAGACTTAAAAAACAGAATGGTAATGGCTCCAATGACCAGAAACAGAGCTGGGGAAGGCGATGTACCTACAGATTTAATGGTAAAATATTATGAACAAAGGTCGGGTGCAGGTATTATTATTACCGAGGCCAGCCAAATATCTCCACAGGCTAAGGGATATCCGGCAACACCGGGGATTTATAGTAAGGATCAGATTGATGCTTGGAAAAAAATAACAAAAGCAGTTCATCGGAAATCTGGAAAAATTTTCATTCAACTTTGGCATGTTGGACGTATTTCTCATCCCGATTTTCATGATGGCGATTTGCCTGTAGCACCTTCTGCTATTAAGCCGGCCGGACAGGCATTTACTTACGAAGGCTTAAAAGATTTTGTGAAACCAAGGACTTTGGAGATATCCGAAATAAAGAATATTGTTGAGGATTATAGAATTGCAGCTAAAAATGCAAAAGAATCAGGTTTCGATGGAGTGGAAATTCATGCGGCCAATGGTTACCTTATCGATCAGTTTTTGGTTGATAAAACCAATAAGCGAACCGATGAATATGGTGGAAGTATTGAAAATCGATCTCGATTTTTATTTGAAATATTGGATGCCGTAACAGAAATTTTACCTAGTAAAAAAGTTGGAATTAGATTGTCTCCTAGCGGTTTGTTTAATGATATGGGAGATTCCAATCCTGTGGAGCTGTTTTCTTTTGTAATTAAGAAATTGGATCAGTACAATTTGGCCTATCTGCATTTAATTGAACCACTAATGCCAATCGATGAGTATCCGCAGCTGATAAAGAATGTGTTGAATTATTATGGAAAGCTCTACAAGGGAATACGAATGATAAATGGTGGCTATACCAAAGAGTCTGGAAATAAGGCTATTCAGGATGGTCTTGTGGAGTTGGTATCTTTTGGTGTGCCTTATTTAGCTAATCCTGATTTGGAAAAGCGATTTGAGTTGGATGCTGATTTAAATGAAGCGAATCAGGATACTTTTTATGGAGGAAACGAAGTGGGCTACACCGATTATCCATCATTAAAATAA
- a CDS encoding aldose 1-epimerase family protein, protein MIHSIQNKTLQISVKETGAELCSIKSMASGKEFIWQANPDIWAGHAPNLFPIIGCLKDNAFIYNGKEYATPKHGFIRNNSDIKLLDKSENKLSFVLQSNENTRAIYPFEFEFRIHFILESNKLKVVHEIINTGNGEMLFNLGAHPAFNCQLKKGESYEDYYLEFEENETLNTWNLAEGGLIAKEGEQILNNENQINLHPEIFANDALIFKNLKSSAISLKCKKSDFELKVRFEDFPYLGLWAKPNAPYVCIEPWIGIADSADTNREFESKELIQKLPVSKTFKAEYSIEIKE, encoded by the coding sequence ATGATACACAGTATACAAAACAAAACCCTACAAATAAGTGTTAAAGAAACCGGAGCAGAATTGTGTAGCATAAAATCTATGGCAAGCGGTAAAGAGTTTATATGGCAAGCTAATCCTGATATTTGGGCGGGTCATGCTCCTAACCTGTTCCCCATAATTGGCTGTTTAAAAGACAATGCTTTTATTTATAACGGAAAAGAATATGCAACACCTAAGCATGGCTTTATCAGAAACAATTCAGATATAAAATTACTTGATAAAAGTGAAAATAAGCTAAGTTTTGTCCTACAATCGAATGAGAACACAAGAGCCATATATCCTTTCGAATTTGAATTTCGTATTCATTTTATTTTAGAATCGAATAAACTAAAAGTCGTTCACGAAATTATAAATACAGGAAATGGCGAAATGCTCTTCAATCTTGGCGCTCATCCGGCTTTCAACTGTCAGCTTAAAAAAGGCGAATCTTACGAAGATTACTATTTAGAATTTGAAGAAAATGAAACTCTCAACACATGGAATTTAGCAGAAGGCGGACTAATAGCAAAAGAAGGAGAGCAAATTTTAAACAATGAAAATCAAATCAACTTACATCCTGAAATTTTTGCCAATGATGCATTGATTTTTAAGAATTTAAAATCATCGGCAATAAGCCTGAAATGCAAAAAGTCTGATTTTGAGTTGAAAGTACGATTCGAAGATTTTCCTTACCTAGGATTATGGGCCAAACCCAATGCTCCTTATGTGTGCATAGAACCCTGGATTGGAATTGCCGATTCTGCAGATACAAACAGAGAATTCGAAAGCAAAGAATTAATCCAGAAACTTCCTGTTTCAAAAACATTTAAAGCAGAATACTCCATAGAAATAAAAGAATAA
- a CDS encoding tetratricopeptide repeat protein, with protein MKNLLYILIVLVCTFSVQAQQTPISEANDFYQKGEYEKAIESYEFVLETHIESPEIYFNLANAYYKTGQIAPSILNYERAKLLAPEDGDIQYNLKLAQVHVLDKLEVLPELLVSKWYAGIRNAFSAKLWSYFSIALFFICLVFACFYLYSNKVGLKKLGFLLATLCLILSILSYSFASQKTKEIAIREYAIIFNPSVTIKGSPDDSGTELFLLHEGTKVKVIDQLGDWRNIQLSDGNEGWLKKEDIEMI; from the coding sequence ATGAAAAATTTACTATATATACTAATTGTTTTGGTCTGCACATTTTCAGTTCAGGCTCAACAAACTCCAATTAGTGAAGCAAATGATTTTTATCAGAAAGGTGAGTATGAAAAGGCAATCGAGTCCTACGAATTTGTTTTAGAAACTCATATAGAATCGCCTGAAATTTATTTTAACCTGGCAAATGCTTACTACAAAACAGGCCAAATAGCTCCCTCTATTTTAAACTACGAAAGAGCAAAACTTCTTGCTCCCGAAGATGGAGATATCCAATACAATTTAAAATTGGCACAGGTTCATGTTCTTGATAAATTAGAGGTATTACCCGAATTACTAGTAAGCAAATGGTATGCAGGTATTAGAAATGCATTTTCGGCTAAGTTATGGTCTTATTTCTCAATTGCCCTATTCTTTATTTGTCTTGTTTTTGCATGCTTTTACTTGTATAGTAACAAAGTAGGATTAAAAAAACTTGGTTTTCTGTTGGCTACACTTTGCCTGATATTAAGTATTCTTTCGTACTCTTTTGCTTCGCAAAAAACAAAAGAAATTGCAATTCGGGAATATGCTATTATTTTTAATCCAAGTGTAACCATTAAAGGATCGCCCGATGATAGTGGAACTGAACTTTTTCTTTTACATGAAGGAACAAAAGTAAAAGTTATCGACCAACTTGGCGACTGGAGAAATATTCAGTTAAGCGATGGAAACGAAGGTTGGCTAAAAAAAGAAGACATTGAGATGATATAA
- a CDS encoding BatD family protein, whose protein sequence is MKKLFFLLLATIFISSSAIAEEVKFTASAPKVVEVGEQFRLVYSINEKGKDLKMPSLAGFRVLMGPSTSRSSSSQYINGKWSSATSYTYTYVLLAEKEGKFTINPAKIKVKDYNFTSNSLNIEVVKANTKTQNSQSSQKQSRASETKITQANLFVKVNVDRKNVYMGEHIVATIKVYTRLNIAGFGDSKFPSFSGFLSQEIPTSGQISLQRENVNGTIYNVGTIRKLILFPQHTGKITIDPFELECIIRQNRASGGRGFFDDFFDNYQDVRVPRKSKPVTIRVKDFPANKPANFDGAVGKFRLSATIDKDSVQANDAIALKVKVSGNGNLKLINPPEFDFPADFEVYDPTTKQNLKNTTTGTSGSTTFEYLIIPRHAGNYEIPAVDFSYFDPKAGIYRTRSTPKFNIKVSKGKGDAASTVISSFSKEDVKFIGKDIRFIKTNDFTPRIKGEVFFGSLNFYLAYIVPLVIFILAFIFNRKRIKENADVARVKNKRANRVAMKRLKAASARLKAKQKEEFYDEILKAIWGYTSDKLNLPLADLNKENITEILKGKGVADELIADFLNILDTCEFARYAPSSGSSEMDELYKKTMETITKLEKNI, encoded by the coding sequence ATGAAGAAATTATTTTTCTTATTATTAGCGACAATTTTTATTAGCTCTTCGGCCATTGCCGAAGAAGTTAAGTTTACAGCATCGGCTCCTAAAGTAGTCGAAGTAGGCGAACAATTCAGACTTGTTTACAGTATTAACGAAAAGGGAAAGGATTTAAAAATGCCTTCCCTTGCAGGCTTTAGAGTATTAATGGGGCCATCAACTTCGCGAAGTTCCAGTTCTCAATACATTAATGGAAAATGGTCTTCTGCCACTTCTTACACCTACACTTATGTTTTATTAGCTGAGAAAGAAGGTAAATTCACCATTAATCCGGCTAAAATTAAGGTAAAAGACTACAATTTCACTTCCAACTCGCTTAATATAGAGGTTGTTAAAGCCAACACTAAAACTCAAAACTCGCAAAGTAGTCAAAAACAAAGCCGAGCCAGTGAAACAAAAATAACTCAAGCCAATTTATTTGTTAAGGTTAATGTAGACCGTAAAAATGTTTATATGGGCGAGCATATTGTTGCCACCATTAAGGTTTACACAAGATTAAATATTGCTGGCTTTGGTGATTCTAAATTCCCTTCGTTCAGCGGATTCTTAAGTCAGGAAATTCCAACTTCGGGACAAATTTCCTTACAAAGAGAAAATGTAAATGGAACAATATATAATGTTGGAACAATCCGAAAATTAATTTTGTTTCCTCAGCACACAGGTAAAATAACAATTGATCCTTTCGAATTAGAATGTATTATTCGCCAGAATCGCGCAAGTGGTGGCAGAGGATTCTTTGACGATTTCTTTGACAATTATCAGGATGTTCGCGTTCCGCGTAAAAGTAAGCCAGTTACCATTCGTGTAAAAGATTTCCCGGCTAATAAACCTGCTAATTTCGATGGTGCAGTTGGTAAATTTAGATTATCTGCTACAATTGATAAAGATTCTGTACAAGCCAACGATGCCATTGCTCTTAAAGTAAAAGTATCTGGTAATGGTAACCTAAAACTGATAAATCCTCCGGAATTTGATTTCCCTGCAGACTTTGAGGTTTATGATCCAACAACAAAACAAAATCTTAAAAATACAACAACAGGAACAAGTGGTTCAACCACTTTCGAATACCTCATTATTCCACGCCATGCAGGTAATTATGAAATTCCAGCCGTTGATTTTAGTTATTTCGATCCAAAAGCGGGAATATACAGAACAAGGTCAACACCTAAATTCAACATTAAGGTTAGCAAAGGAAAAGGCGATGCTGCATCAACGGTTATCAGCTCTTTCTCGAAAGAAGATGTGAAATTTATTGGGAAAGATATCCGATTTATTAAAACCAACGATTTTACTCCAAGAATAAAAGGAGAAGTATTTTTTGGAAGCTTAAACTTTTACCTTGCTTATATTGTTCCTTTAGTGATTTTTATTCTTGCATTTATTTTTAACCGCAAACGCATTAAAGAAAATGCTGATGTTGCCCGAGTAAAAAACAAACGTGCCAACCGCGTTGCCATGAAACGATTAAAAGCTGCATCGGCACGCTTAAAAGCAAAACAAAAAGAAGAATTTTACGATGAAATCTTAAAAGCTATTTGGGGATATACTTCAGACAAGTTAAACTTGCCTTTGGCAGATTTAAATAAGGAAAACATCACCGAAATTCTTAAAGGGAAAGGTGTTGCTGATGAATTAATTGCTGATTTCCTAAACATTCTGGATACTTGCGAATTTGCAAGATATGCCCCATCATCGGGATCATCGGAAATGGACGAGTTGTATAAAAAAACAATGGAAACTATTACTAAATTAGAAAAGAACATCTAG
- a CDS encoding tetratricopeptide repeat protein has translation MKKYLILFMSMICLLSMEANAQKERKFIRAGNDLFENDKFENSEVEYRKALDKKINSYEAGFNLGDALYKQKKYDEALKQFQTLAVSEKDPKKLGELYHNMGNTLLANKKIDESIEAYKQSLRNFPNSKETKYNLEYARQMKKKQEEEQKKQDQQNKDNKDQNKDQKDQNKDQNKKDQDKKDQDKKDQDKKDQQNKDKQKQDQKDKQGDKDKKKQDQQQQKNKISKQDAQRLLEALENDEKKVQEKFQKAKAKAQKAKKTKIKKDW, from the coding sequence ATGAAAAAATATTTAATACTGTTCATGAGCATGATTTGTCTTCTAAGTATGGAGGCCAATGCCCAAAAAGAAAGAAAATTTATTCGTGCAGGAAATGATCTTTTTGAAAATGATAAATTCGAAAACTCGGAAGTTGAATACCGAAAAGCCCTCGATAAAAAAATTAATTCGTACGAAGCTGGTTTTAACTTAGGTGATGCTTTATATAAGCAAAAAAAATATGATGAAGCATTAAAACAGTTTCAGACTTTAGCCGTAAGCGAAAAAGATCCTAAAAAACTGGGAGAGCTCTATCACAACATGGGCAACACCTTGTTGGCCAATAAAAAAATTGATGAAAGCATAGAAGCCTACAAACAATCTTTGCGCAATTTTCCCAATTCGAAGGAAACAAAATACAACCTCGAATATGCTCGCCAAATGAAGAAAAAACAGGAAGAAGAGCAAAAAAAACAAGATCAGCAAAACAAGGATAATAAAGATCAGAACAAAGATCAAAAGGATCAAAACAAGGACCAGAATAAAAAAGATCAAGACAAAAAAGATCAGGATAAAAAGGACCAAGACAAGAAAGATCAACAAAACAAAGACAAGCAAAAGCAGGATCAGAAAGATAAGCAGGGCGATAAGGATAAAAAGAAACAGGATCAGCAGCAGCAAAAAAATAAAATTTCTAAACAAGATGCGCAACGCTTACTGGAAGCTCTAGAAAACGACGAGAAAAAAGTGCAGGAAAAATTCCAAAAAGCAAAAGCAAAAGCACAAAAAGCGAAAAAAACAAAAATTAAAAAAGATTGGTAA
- a CDS encoding VWA domain-containing protein, translating into MDQFRFDHPEYLYLFLLIPILVVLYWVSHVIKKKALQKFGEMSVISQLMPFASFTRPIYKFITLTLSLAFIFIGIAGPQFGSKLKKIKRKGVEIIIALDVSNSMMAQDIQPNRLERAKRAISKMVDKLNNDKIGLVVFAGEAYTQLPITTDYASAKLFLSSISTDIVPIQGTAIGSAINLATKSFTPDSEASKAIIIITDGENHEDDAVAAAKMAQSQGITVHTIAMGLPEGAPIPISSGSSDFRRDEEGNIVISKLDQQMVEQIAIAGGGKPVIANNTTTGLNVLFKEINKMNKTELEARVYAAYDEKFQIFIAIGILLLFFEMFVLERKNRHLKDIDLFKPSK; encoded by the coding sequence ATGGATCAATTTCGTTTCGATCATCCAGAATATTTATATCTCTTCCTACTCATTCCCATTTTAGTGGTTTTGTATTGGGTGAGCCATGTAATCAAGAAAAAAGCTTTGCAAAAATTTGGCGAAATGAGTGTTATTTCTCAATTAATGCCTTTTGCATCTTTTACAAGGCCAATTTATAAATTCATAACTCTTACCCTATCGCTGGCATTTATCTTTATCGGCATTGCAGGTCCTCAATTTGGATCCAAGCTTAAGAAAATAAAACGAAAGGGAGTAGAAATTATAATTGCCCTTGATGTTTCCAACTCAATGATGGCTCAGGATATTCAACCCAACCGTCTGGAGCGAGCAAAACGTGCCATCTCAAAAATGGTTGATAAACTAAATAACGATAAAATTGGTTTGGTGGTATTTGCCGGAGAAGCATACACCCAGTTACCAATAACAACCGATTATGCTTCGGCAAAATTATTTTTATCGTCCATAAGTACCGATATCGTTCCTATTCAGGGAACCGCAATTGGTTCGGCAATAAACCTGGCAACAAAGAGTTTTACTCCTGATAGCGAAGCCAGCAAAGCAATTATTATTATTACCGATGGGGAAAACCATGAAGATGACGCTGTTGCAGCAGCAAAAATGGCACAATCCCAAGGCATCACGGTTCATACCATTGCAATGGGATTACCCGAAGGTGCTCCTATTCCGATTAGTTCAGGATCAAGCGACTTTAGAAGAGATGAGGAAGGAAATATCGTAATCTCGAAGTTAGACCAGCAAATGGTCGAGCAAATTGCCATTGCCGGAGGTGGAAAACCTGTTATTGCCAATAATACAACAACAGGCTTAAACGTTTTATTTAAAGAAATAAATAAAATGAACAAAACAGAACTAGAAGCTAGAGTTTATGCTGCTTACGATGAAAAATTTCAGATTTTTATCGCCATTGGTATTCTGCTTCTATTTTTCGAAATGTTTGTATTAGAACGTAAAAACCGACACTTAAAAGATATAGATTTATTTAAACCATCGAAATAG
- a CDS encoding VWA domain-containing protein codes for MSSIEFANPEYFYFLLLLLPFIAWYIFKDKNAQASIQVSTVKSFNAAPKTYKYYLRHALIVFRILAIAFLITALARPQSSNRFENTSTEGIDIVMSLDISSSMLARDFDPDRLEAAKDVATQFITGRPEDKIGLVIFSGESFTQCPLTTDHAVLINLFQDIQSGMIEDGTAIGLGLANAVNRLKDSEAKSKVVILLTDGVNNQGEIAPLTAAELASTFGIRVYTIGIGTMGEAPYPIQTAFGISMRNMPVKIDEEVLNKIADMTGGKYFRATDNNKLKAIYAEIDKLEKSKIKVRQYSTKSEEYLLFAFLGAFFLLLEIALRNSILRNIP; via the coding sequence ATGAGTTCAATTGAATTTGCAAATCCCGAATATTTCTACTTTTTATTACTTCTATTACCATTTATTGCATGGTATATTTTTAAGGATAAAAATGCACAGGCAAGTATTCAGGTTTCAACCGTAAAAAGTTTTAATGCAGCACCAAAAACCTACAAATATTATTTGCGTCATGCGCTAATTGTATTCCGGATTTTGGCTATTGCATTTTTAATAACAGCACTGGCCCGACCACAATCGAGTAACCGATTCGAAAACACAAGTACCGAAGGTATCGACATTGTAATGTCGCTGGATATTTCGAGCAGTATGCTTGCCCGCGACTTTGATCCCGACAGATTAGAAGCTGCTAAGGATGTGGCGACACAATTTATTACCGGCCGACCTGAAGATAAAATAGGATTGGTAATTTTTAGTGGTGAGAGCTTTACACAATGTCCCTTAACTACCGATCATGCCGTTTTAATCAACCTTTTTCAGGATATCCAATCGGGTATGATTGAAGATGGTACAGCAATTGGTCTGGGATTGGCTAATGCCGTAAACCGATTAAAAGACAGCGAAGCCAAATCGAAAGTGGTAATTTTATTAACCGATGGTGTAAACAATCAGGGAGAAATTGCTCCATTAACCGCTGCCGAACTGGCAAGCACTTTTGGCATTAGAGTATATACGATTGGTATAGGAACCATGGGCGAAGCTCCCTATCCGATTCAGACCGCTTTTGGTATAAGCATGAGAAATATGCCTGTTAAAATTGACGAGGAAGTCTTAAACAAAATTGCTGATATGACAGGCGGAAAATATTTTCGTGCAACAGACAATAACAAGCTGAAAGCAATTTATGCTGAAATTGACAAACTCGAAAAAAGTAAAATAAAGGTAAGACAATACAGTACTAAAAGCGAGGAATATTTACTATTCGCCTTTTTAGGAGCCTTTTTCCTTCTATTGGAAATAGCACTGCGCAATTCAATTTTACGGAATATTCCGTAA
- a CDS encoding DUF58 domain-containing protein translates to METSELLKRVRKIEIKTRGLSRNIFAGEYHSAFKGRGMTFSEVREYQYGDDIRNIDWNVTARYNHPYVKLFEEERELTVMLMIDVSGSREFGSMSKLKKNQITEIAAVLAFSAIQNNDKIGVIFFSDSIEKFIPPKKGKSHILRIIRELIDFKPEHRSTDISNALRYLTNAIKKRCTTFVISDFIDNDFENALSIANRKHDLVALKIYDKREQEIPSIGLIKIKDAETGEYSWVDTSNKKVRNKYAEWWRKQEEKTTEVFKKSGVDVANIRTDQDYVKSLIALFKRRG, encoded by the coding sequence ATGGAGACTAGTGAATTATTAAAGCGCGTTAGAAAAATAGAGATCAAAACCAGAGGTCTTTCCCGCAATATTTTTGCGGGTGAATACCACTCTGCGTTTAAAGGTCGGGGAATGACTTTTAGTGAAGTTCGTGAATACCAGTATGGTGACGACATCCGAAACATCGACTGGAATGTTACCGCACGTTACAATCACCCATACGTAAAGCTGTTCGAAGAGGAACGGGAACTTACGGTTATGCTAATGATTGATGTAAGTGGTAGTCGCGAATTTGGTAGCATGTCGAAATTAAAGAAAAACCAAATTACCGAAATTGCCGCTGTTTTGGCATTCTCGGCCATTCAGAACAACGATAAAATTGGAGTTATCTTTTTTTCGGACAGCATAGAAAAGTTTATTCCTCCTAAAAAGGGAAAATCCCATATTCTTAGAATTATTCGTGAATTAATCGATTTTAAACCAGAACACAGAAGTACCGATATTAGCAATGCATTGCGATATTTAACCAATGCAATTAAAAAACGGTGTACTACTTTCGTGATATCCGATTTTATTGATAACGATTTTGAAAATGCCCTAAGCATCGCCAATAGAAAACACGATTTGGTGGCACTAAAAATTTACGATAAACGCGAGCAGGAAATTCCCTCTATCGGCTTAATTAAAATAAAAGATGCCGAAACAGGTGAATACTCCTGGGTAGACACATCGAATAAAAAAGTGCGTAATAAATACGCTGAATGGTGGCGCAAACAGGAAGAAAAAACCACCGAAGTTTTTAAAAAATCGGGCGTTGATGTGGCAAACATCAGAACCGATCAGGATTATGTGAAATCCTTAATCGCTTTATTTAAACGTAGAGGATAA